One segment of Thermococcus profundus DNA contains the following:
- the speE gene encoding polyamine aminopropyltransferase, producing the protein MGFSREENAFIEWYPLGYGVGFKVKRRLFETQTDYQRLEIYETEGFGKLLVLDGTVQLVEVGEASYHEPLVHPVMLAHPNPRRVLVIGGGDGGTLREVLRHNTVEKAVMVEIDEGVVEASYLYLDVAKDLLDRLIKKEEPRAELIIGDGVKYLRGSEEKFDVIIVDSTDPVGPAKLLFSEEFYRDAYERLNERGLYITQAGSVYLFTNELLDAYRNMKKVFDRVYYFSFPVIGYASPWSFLVGVKGDIDFTKVDLERAKGLDLQYYDPERHETLFQMPRYVRKLLEEKE; encoded by the coding sequence ATGGGCTTCAGTCGCGAGGAGAACGCGTTTATCGAGTGGTACCCCCTGGGCTACGGCGTTGGCTTTAAGGTAAAGAGGAGGCTCTTTGAGACCCAGACGGACTACCAGAGGCTTGAGATATATGAAACGGAGGGCTTTGGGAAGCTCCTGGTTCTCGACGGCACGGTTCAGCTGGTTGAGGTTGGCGAGGCGAGCTATCATGAGCCGCTCGTTCACCCCGTTATGCTCGCCCACCCGAACCCTAGGAGGGTTCTCGTCATCGGCGGTGGAGACGGCGGTACCCTGAGGGAGGTTCTGAGGCACAACACCGTTGAGAAGGCAGTTATGGTTGAGATAGACGAGGGCGTCGTTGAGGCATCTTACCTCTACCTCGATGTTGCCAAAGACCTCCTGGACAGGCTCATCAAGAAGGAGGAACCGAGGGCTGAGCTGATAATAGGCGACGGGGTCAAGTACCTCCGCGGGAGCGAGGAGAAGTTCGACGTCATCATAGTCGACTCCACCGACCCCGTCGGCCCTGCGAAGCTCCTCTTCTCCGAAGAATTCTACCGCGACGCCTACGAGAGGCTCAACGAGAGGGGTCTCTACATAACCCAGGCCGGTAGCGTCTACCTCTTCACGAACGAGCTCCTTGACGCCTACAGGAACATGAAGAAGGTCTTCGACAGGGTCTACTACTTCAGCTTCCCGGTCATCGGCTACGCGTCCCCCTGGAGCTTCCTTGTGGGCGTTAAGGGCGACATCGACTTCACTAAAGTGGATCTTGAGAGGGCCAAGGGGCTCGACCTTCAGTACTACGACCCCGAGAGGCACGAAACCCTGTTCCAGATGCCGCGCTACGTTAGGAAGCTTCTGGAGGAGAAAGAGTGA
- a CDS encoding pyruvoyl-dependent arginine decarboxylase, whose amino-acid sequence MSWMTPKRAFIGAAAAEGGTKLNAFDNALLKLGIGNVNLVKLSSVIPAHIEWMEKVHDVPIGMLLPTVYAHIESDEPGMTISAALGVGISENNEGGLIYEYSGYCTKEEAEEMVRKMVEEGFAQRGWKLAEFRVASASITVKDKPAAALAVVVMFPY is encoded by the coding sequence ATGAGCTGGATGACTCCTAAAAGGGCTTTTATCGGCGCTGCGGCCGCAGAAGGAGGAACTAAGCTCAACGCTTTCGATAACGCTCTCCTCAAGCTGGGCATAGGCAACGTTAACCTGGTCAAGCTGAGCAGCGTCATCCCCGCACATATAGAGTGGATGGAGAAAGTCCACGATGTCCCCATAGGAATGCTCCTCCCAACGGTCTACGCGCACATAGAGAGCGACGAACCTGGAATGACCATAAGCGCCGCTTTGGGAGTTGGCATCAGCGAGAACAACGAGGGTGGGCTGATATACGAGTACTCCGGCTACTGCACGAAGGAAGAGGCAGAGGAGATGGTCAGGAAGATGGTCGAGGAAGGCTTCGCCCAGCGCGGCTGGAAGCTGGCCGAGTTCCGAGTTGCCAGCGCGAGCATAACCGTGAAGGACAAGCCTGCTGCTGCTCTTGCCGTTGTCGTGATGTTTCCGTACTGA
- a CDS encoding cation:proton antiporter yields MDVIGYIFVIIAVARVLAEIFERFNYPGFLGEITAGLFLGIVLHDLPKEDMSLLAELGVFFLMLYAGLELTPEEVRLGGRKSAPIYAVTLVVMFLLTLPFTDYNVGPDNIIVASILAVASAPIVLRLERFFGSDFLHIALSYAVISEVGALVILYLLINFELHHLSYFELALEVVKDAVFLGLVLGVNYWIGIKHKLWIITRLRRLRSDEAVFGVVMIVATSLGLISEEIGLHFSIGAFLVGLMLHSDLMGTKQYERVHTIISGITYGIFAPIFFAWRGINFETEFSQEVLYFFAVIYVIRLFLTLILVWESDVKTSLARAAGIASFGVLGLLVGEVGYSYGVLSEHMYALASLASILGIFVSASLGRAVHTASFRKT; encoded by the coding sequence ATGGACGTTATAGGCTACATATTCGTGATAATCGCAGTGGCGAGGGTTCTCGCCGAGATCTTCGAGAGGTTTAACTATCCCGGATTCCTGGGTGAGATCACCGCAGGTCTTTTCCTAGGCATTGTTCTTCACGACCTCCCGAAGGAAGATATGAGCCTGCTCGCTGAGCTTGGGGTGTTCTTCCTCATGCTCTACGCGGGCCTGGAACTCACTCCTGAGGAGGTCAGGCTCGGGGGAAGGAAGAGCGCCCCCATCTATGCCGTGACCCTGGTGGTTATGTTCCTCCTCACCCTTCCCTTCACGGACTACAATGTGGGGCCGGACAACATAATTGTGGCGTCGATACTGGCCGTCGCCTCGGCCCCCATAGTGTTAAGACTGGAGAGGTTTTTCGGTTCGGATTTCCTCCACATAGCCCTCTCCTACGCCGTCATAAGTGAGGTCGGGGCCCTGGTGATCCTCTACCTCCTGATAAACTTCGAGCTTCATCACCTCAGCTACTTTGAGCTGGCCCTGGAGGTTGTTAAGGACGCCGTCTTCCTCGGCCTCGTCCTCGGCGTCAACTACTGGATCGGGATAAAGCACAAGCTCTGGATAATCACCCGACTCAGGAGGCTGAGAAGCGACGAGGCGGTCTTTGGGGTCGTTATGATAGTCGCCACGTCCCTCGGCCTTATAAGCGAGGAGATCGGACTTCACTTCAGCATAGGGGCTTTCCTCGTGGGTTTGATGCTCCACAGCGACCTGATGGGGACCAAACAGTATGAGAGAGTCCACACGATAATCTCTGGGATCACCTACGGCATATTCGCACCAATATTCTTTGCGTGGAGGGGCATAAACTTTGAAACTGAGTTTTCCCAGGAGGTTCTTTACTTCTTCGCGGTTATCTATGTCATCAGGCTCTTCCTTACCCTGATCCTGGTGTGGGAGAGTGATGTTAAGACCTCACTCGCGAGGGCCGCGGGGATAGCGAGCTTCGGTGTGCTGGGCCTGCTCGTTGGGGAAGTCGGCTACTCGTACGGTGTGCTGTCTGAGCATATGTACGCACTGGCCTCACTGGCAAGCATACTGGGTATATTCGTATCGGCCAGCTTGGGGAGGGCCGTTCACACGGCCTCTTTCAGAAAGACGTGA
- a CDS encoding DUF2226 domain-containing protein — protein MKLPDIKPVKENLVVTSPQELIQEIKETASESGGVFIKLLGKKGSARYYLTVLFDRTKLLAAEGQDVDSNTPVVGDEAVALLNELLKGPVVVDVYPLDEIGVKLSIADNLEVYGQTPKIAIDELLSGKPVKPVSATKPVPKPEPEQKPSPKPVQKPGPKKAAGEGGVEIEIRIPGGDALENALREYSKHLLSEAKRIRTLQVNRIVFSGELSEGVVYLDVHLYGHSEGQMREIAEKRMLHAISKHAP, from the coding sequence ATGAAGCTGCCTGATATTAAGCCGGTTAAGGAGAACTTGGTGGTCACCTCCCCCCAGGAGCTCATCCAGGAGATTAAAGAGACGGCCTCCGAATCCGGCGGTGTTTTCATAAAACTCTTGGGTAAGAAAGGAAGCGCCCGCTACTACCTCACGGTGCTCTTTGACAGGACAAAGCTTCTCGCCGCCGAGGGGCAGGATGTTGACTCGAACACCCCAGTGGTCGGTGATGAGGCCGTTGCCCTGCTCAACGAACTTCTGAAGGGCCCGGTTGTTGTGGACGTCTATCCCCTCGACGAGATCGGCGTCAAGCTGTCCATAGCAGATAACCTTGAGGTGTACGGACAGACCCCCAAGATAGCGATCGATGAACTCCTGAGCGGAAAACCAGTTAAACCCGTTTCCGCTACAAAACCCGTTCCCAAACCTGAACCTGAACAGAAGCCTTCTCCAAAACCTGTTCAGAAGCCAGGACCCAAGAAGGCAGCAGGGGAAGGTGGAGTGGAAATTGAGATCAGAATACCAGGTGGGGATGCACTTGAGAACGCCCTGAGGGAATACTCCAAACACCTCCTCTCGGAGGCCAAGAGAATACGCACCCTTCAGGTCAACAGAATAGTTTTCTCCGGCGAGCTCTCGGAGGGCGTTGTTTACCTGGATGTCCATCTCTACGGCCACAGCGAGGGTCAGATGAGGGAGATCGCGGAGAAGAGAATGCTCCATGCTATAAGCAAGCATGCCCCGTGA
- a CDS encoding DHH family phosphoesterase, with amino-acid sequence MRILILGGGSVGRQIAEALKGEFEIVIVEKDEIRARSLEESGFSVVQGDFSYTATLLKAGIERADAVVVTTHNLETVKKTAYIIRTNNKDVPIIALLPDDMPKETLEDIILEEFEKEVRIDYGIYPQRAVTDAFLRTLLQLGEKKNATLLIKKLQAIKEKTENLLILTHDNPDPDAISAAVALSAIAQSVGLKPTIAYGGEITHHENQAFVNLLGVTLRKVSRGSYEIRKHSTIALVDTQPNGNLTVLEPEDYSKVQVLIDHHQIFQHLHDLLPDDAFVDIREDVKASASILTEYLKATNIAPSERLATALFYGIYTDTKKFSKLSPTDLKAIEFLAGKVNHELLDRIEHPDISTETAEILARAILNRKAYKNVVVSNVGFIRNRDALAESADFLLRLEGISTVLVFGIVEDYIEMSARTRDVRVNIGAVMKDAFGDIGSGGGHATMGGARIPLGLFKLARDKNSLLKLAEEAITEKFLEALKIKEQG; translated from the coding sequence ATGAGAATCCTGATCCTCGGCGGGGGGAGCGTAGGAAGACAGATAGCAGAAGCCCTCAAGGGCGAGTTCGAGATCGTTATAGTCGAAAAGGACGAAATCCGCGCGAGATCCCTGGAGGAAAGCGGATTCAGCGTTGTCCAGGGGGATTTCTCATACACAGCAACCCTTCTGAAGGCGGGAATTGAAAGGGCGGACGCCGTCGTTGTAACCACCCACAACCTTGAGACCGTTAAGAAGACCGCGTACATAATCAGAACAAACAACAAGGACGTCCCGATAATAGCACTCCTTCCGGATGACATGCCCAAGGAAACCCTCGAGGACATAATCCTGGAGGAGTTCGAAAAGGAGGTGAGGATAGACTACGGCATCTACCCGCAGAGAGCTGTAACGGACGCATTCTTAAGGACGCTGCTTCAGCTTGGTGAAAAAAAGAACGCCACCCTTCTTATTAAAAAGCTCCAGGCGATTAAGGAGAAAACAGAAAACCTGCTCATCCTCACCCACGACAACCCCGATCCCGACGCAATCTCCGCCGCGGTTGCCCTCTCTGCGATAGCCCAGAGCGTTGGTTTAAAGCCCACAATAGCCTACGGCGGCGAGATAACCCACCATGAGAACCAGGCCTTTGTCAACCTCCTCGGGGTGACCCTCCGAAAGGTTTCAAGGGGCTCTTACGAGATAAGGAAGCACAGCACCATAGCCCTGGTCGACACCCAGCCCAACGGAAACCTCACGGTTTTGGAGCCGGAGGACTACTCGAAAGTGCAGGTTCTCATAGACCATCACCAGATATTCCAGCACCTCCACGACCTCCTTCCAGATGACGCCTTCGTGGACATAAGGGAGGACGTTAAGGCCTCTGCTTCCATACTGACCGAGTACCTGAAGGCCACGAACATCGCCCCCTCAGAACGGCTCGCCACCGCGCTGTTCTACGGGATATACACCGACACAAAGAAGTTCTCCAAGCTCAGCCCCACGGATCTCAAGGCCATTGAGTTCCTGGCAGGGAAGGTCAATCACGAGCTCTTGGATAGAATAGAACACCCTGACATCTCAACCGAAACCGCGGAGATACTGGCGAGGGCCATACTCAACAGGAAGGCGTACAAAAACGTCGTCGTCTCCAACGTGGGGTTCATAAGGAACAGGGACGCCCTGGCCGAATCCGCCGACTTCCTCCTGAGGCTTGAGGGGATAAGCACGGTACTCGTATTCGGGATCGTCGAAGACTACATCGAGATGTCGGCAAGGACGAGGGACGTGCGCGTGAACATAGGGGCGGTTATGAAGGACGCCTTCGGGGACATAGGGAGCGGCGGAGGCCACGCAACTATGGGTGGGGCCAGGATCCCGCTAGGCCTGTTCAAGCTCGCCAGGGACAAGAACTCCCTCCTAAAGCTGGCCGAGGAAGCGATAACCGAGAAGTTCCTTGAGGCCCTCAAGATAAAGGAACAGGGATGA
- a CDS encoding methionine adenosyltransferase, which yields MVEKVRNIVVEEIVRTPVEMQQVELVERKGIGHPDSIADGIAEAVSRALSREYIRRYGIILHHNTDQVEVVGGRAYPRFGGGEVIKPIYILLSGRAVEMVDKEFFPVHEIAIKAAKEYLRKAVRHLDLDYHVVIDSRIGQGSVDLVGVFNKAKENPIPLANDTSFGVGYAPLSETERIVLETERLLNSDEFKKKWPAVGEDIKVMGLRKGDEIDLTIAAAIVDSEVDNPDDYMAVKEAIYEAAKGVVEEHTQRPTKIYVNTADDPKKGIYYITVTGTSAEAGDDGSVGRGNRVNGLIPPNRHMSMEAAAGKNPVSHVGKIYNILAMLIANDIAEQVEGVEEVYVRILSQIGKPIDEPLVASVQIIPKRGYSLDVIEKPAYEIADAWLTDINKIQKMILEDKITVF from the coding sequence ATGGTAGAAAAAGTTAGGAACATAGTGGTTGAGGAGATCGTGAGGACCCCCGTGGAGATGCAGCAGGTTGAGCTCGTTGAGAGGAAGGGTATAGGCCATCCTGACAGCATAGCAGATGGAATCGCCGAAGCCGTGAGCAGGGCCCTCTCAAGGGAGTACATCAGGAGGTACGGGATAATCCTCCACCACAACACCGACCAAGTTGAGGTCGTCGGTGGAAGGGCCTACCCCCGCTTCGGCGGCGGTGAGGTCATCAAGCCGATCTACATCCTCCTCTCCGGAAGGGCCGTAGAGATGGTGGACAAGGAGTTCTTCCCTGTTCACGAGATCGCCATAAAGGCCGCAAAAGAATACCTCAGGAAGGCCGTCAGGCACCTCGATCTTGACTATCACGTTGTCATCGACTCCCGCATCGGCCAGGGAAGCGTTGACCTTGTCGGAGTCTTCAACAAGGCCAAGGAGAACCCGATTCCGCTCGCCAACGACACCAGCTTTGGCGTCGGCTACGCCCCGCTCAGCGAGACCGAGAGGATAGTTCTGGAGACCGAGAGGCTCCTCAACAGCGACGAATTCAAGAAGAAGTGGCCAGCGGTTGGAGAGGACATCAAGGTCATGGGCCTCAGGAAGGGCGACGAGATAGACCTCACCATCGCTGCCGCCATCGTTGACAGCGAGGTTGACAACCCCGACGACTACATGGCCGTTAAGGAGGCCATCTACGAGGCCGCCAAGGGGGTTGTGGAGGAGCACACCCAGAGACCGACGAAGATATACGTCAACACCGCCGACGACCCGAAGAAGGGCATCTACTACATCACCGTCACCGGAACTAGCGCTGAAGCTGGAGACGACGGTAGCGTTGGAAGGGGCAACCGCGTTAACGGTCTCATCCCGCCCAACAGGCACATGAGCATGGAGGCTGCAGCTGGAAAGAACCCAGTCAGCCACGTCGGAAAGATCTACAACATCCTTGCTATGCTAATAGCCAACGACATAGCGGAGCAGGTCGAGGGCGTGGAGGAGGTCTACGTCAGGATACTCAGCCAGATAGGCAAGCCCATCGATGAACCACTCGTTGCAAGCGTCCAGATCATTCCAAAGAGGGGCTACTCCCTCGACGTCATAGAGAAGCCAGCCTACGAGATAGCAGACGCCTGGCTCACAGACATAAACAAGATTCAGAAGATGATCCTGGAGGACAAGATAACAGTCTTCTGA